aaaaaaaaaaaaaaaaagagaataccaaTGTGATAtgatgtgctaaaaaaaaaaaaaaacttcctggcAGCTGcatggaaaatgaaagaaaaaagacaaaacggAAGCAGGGAAATTAAGACTTCAAAGGGTAGAGAAGGTCTGGAAGAGCAACACAAGCAGCATGaagggaggggcgcctgggtagctcctGTCGATAaaccctctgccttcagctcaggtagtgatctccgggtcctgggatcaacccccaggtcgggctccctgctcagcagcggggagtctgcttctctccctgctctctcaaataaacaaataaaacatttttaaaaagaaacaaagaaagaagcagaaagggaGTTGACCAACTTAGGAAGTAGATTTACCAGGCATCACCAAGTCCAATGTGGAAACCTGGAATCCACAGCAGCCCCACGCAGCACTATCCTCTGAACTGTCGCAGCAGTCTGTGTCCAAGCAGAGGACGCTGACCAACAGGTCAagcagtcattcaacaaacactcattctgtgcctgctgtgtgctgggcactctACTATGCAGAAAGAACAGAGTACACACGTGGTTCCTACCCTCGTGGAACCTACATTCTAGAGCAAAAAGACCACAAACGACTGAACAGGCCAAATTGTGATAAACATTCTAGAGAATATAACTGACTACGACAGAACTGCTTTAGACAGCGAGCTGACATTTAAGCTGAGGCATAAAGGATGAGGGGATCCATCCTACAGGGAACCAGGCGGGCCGCCGGAGCTCACGGGTTGAGCGTCCGCCTCGGGCCCAGGTCACGATCCCCGGGTACTGGGACGCCGCCCACGTCCGGCTGCCGGCGCGCGAGAAGGcggcctctccttctgcctcggCCCCCCGCGCCTGCTCACGCTCCGTCTCtcgaatacataaaatcttttttttaaaaaaagcaagagctcggaatccctgggtagcgcagcggtttagcgcctgcctttggcccagggcgcgatcctggagacccgggatcgagtcccacgtcgggctcccggtgcatggagcctgcttctccgcctctctctctctctctctgtctgtgtgactatcataaataaataaaaataaaaaaaaaagcaagagctcTGCGCCCGCGATCGGGCCCTCCCAAACACCCAAACGTGCACTATGCCGCGGTATCGGAGCGAGACGCCAGTCACCGCCGCCAACGCATCCCGCGGCTCCCAGGTGCGGTGCGGGCGGCTCCGCGCTACTTCAGGAGGGAGCGGCTTCGAGACGCAGGGTCAGAATTGGGAGAAAAACCAAATACTCGTATCCCGAGGACGAGGGCGGCGAGGGCGCGGACGGTCGCGCGAGGCGGGGTcgggcccaccccacccccacgccccggcgcccgcccgcggccccgcccgccccgcgcccctcctCCGGGGCCGCGCTCACCTCCTCCAGATACTCGCCCAGCTGGGCCGCCACGTCCACCTCCCAGTTCTTGGTGAGGTCGCGGATGGGCTGCAGCAGGTGGGCGAAGCGCGCCTCCACGTCCTCCATGTCCGGGGGGGCCGCGGCGGCCCGCGGGGCGCAGGGCGGTCTTCGAGGGGAGCCAGCGTCCTCAGCCCGCCACCGCCTCTGGCGCCATTTTGCTGTTCCCGCCCCGGGAAAGGACGCAACACGCGACGCCGCGCGCACACCTATGACGACACGGCCTCAGCAGGCGCCCGAGAGCgcagcgcgggggcgggggcggggagcgggggcgggagcggggctTGTCTTTGCTTGTGGGCGTGGGCGGGGCTTGCTGTTTGCGgaagggccgggggcggggcttgccgggggcggggcctgccgtttgcgggcgggggcggggctgggcttGTCGTTGCttgtgggcggggcggggcttgcCGTTGCCGCCggacgggcggggcggggcgtccGGCGGGCGCGTCTGCAGCTGGCCGCGTAGCGGACATGGCGGCCTCCGGGCTCCCGCGGCGGCTGTTCCTCCAGGGCGTGGCCGCCGTCTACGCGTTGGCCTTCGCGTCTCTCTACACGCAGATCCCGGGTGAGGGCCCCGCGGGGACGCCCCCAGCCCGCTCCCTGAGTCCGCTCACGGCCCCGCCGACGCTCCGCCGGCCCGGGGGGAAGGGCGCGTGCGGTGACCCGCTTCCCAGAGGTCGCGGCCCCTGAGCGCGGTGGGCGCGCACCTGGTGGGCAGGTGGGAGAGCAGACGCGGGAGGCCCGGGTGAGCTCCGCCAGCGGGGGCGCTGGCCCGGGTCGCCGGCTGCGGCGGgtccgcgggggggggggggtgcgggccCCGGCCGGCGCGCTGGGGGGGAGCCTGACGCGCCCTCCCGCAGGCCTGTACGGCGCCGAGGGCATCCTGCCTGCGCGGAGGACGCTGCGGCCGCAGGGCAAGGGGCGCTGGCGGCAGCTCTGGGAGACCCCGACGCTGCTGTGGGAGGCCCCGCAGCTGGGGCTGGACACCGCGCAGGGCCTGGAGCTGCTGAGCCTGCTGGGCGCCCTGCTGGCCCTGGGCGCGCTGCTGCTGCGCCCGCTGCGCAACCTCTTCGTCTACCTGCTGCTCTGGGCTGCCTACCTGTCGGCCTGCCAGGTAAGTGGGGCTGCCTGCTGCCACCCGCACCCATGTCAGGACCTCAGTCCCCCGTCCACCCTGGCCCCCGCCTGCCTCTGCAGACACCCCCTGCTCCCTGACAGCCTTTCTCCTTGCAGGTGGGCCAGGTGTTTCTTTACTTCCAGTGGTGAGTGACTTCGGTGTGGGGCTGCAGCAGGTggggccggggaggcgggggaCGGTTGCCTCTCCAGGGAGGACCCTCGGAGGGGAGCAGCCTTGATGGGGAGGGGCCCTTtgtgctcttccttctccccataGGGATTCCCTACTGCTGGAGACTGGCTTCCTGGCCGTGCTGGTGGCCCCCCTGAGGCAGCCCCCCTGCCATAAGCAGACCCCCCAGGGCGGGCTGGCAGGGGCATCGCCCCATGAAGCCCTCCCCTTCTGGCTTGTGCGCTGGCTGCTGTTTCGCCTCATGTTTGCCTCGGGCGTGGTCAAGCTGACCAGCCGTTGCCCCGCGTGGTGGGGGCTTACTGGTGAGCGTCCCGTCCTGGACGTGGGACAGGGCTGGGGGTTGTCTCGTTCTGACCACCCCTTGTCACTTGCAGCCCTCACCTACCACTATGAGACCCAGTGCCTGCCCACGCCTGCCTCCTGGTTCGCCCACCACCTGCCTATCTGGCTGCACAAACTCAGTGTGGTGGCCACGTTCCTCATCGAGATTGCAGTCCCCCCACTGTTTTTTGCCCCCGTGCACCGCCTGCGCCTGGCAGCTTTCTACTCCCAGGTCAGTGGGGACCTCAGCCATCTGACGGGACATGGCCTTTGTGAGCGCTGCCCAGGGGGTCCTGCCGGGATTGGGTGGTTGCTGGGAGCACTCAAGGCCTCATGAGCAGGGAACAGGCTACCTCAGGGTATGAAGGCAAACCTGTGGGGCAGGGCTCAGCCTCACTGGGAGAAGTCAGGTTAGCAGAGGCTGCTGAGCCTGGGCTTTCTCCAGGTGACGGGGAGCCACAGAAGGTATGAGCAGGGAGTAAGGGACAGCTGGAGTGGGAGCATGACGGCCAGGGGGGTGACAGGGAGGGGATGTGATGCCTGCAAGAGAGGCCCAGGCACGGGGTGCAGAGGGACTTGGAAGGGCTGGAAGGGGGCGGGCCTTGGGAGTTAGCATGGGTCCTCCCCCAGGTTTTGTTGCAAGTCCTGATCATCATCACTGGCAACTATAACTTCTTCAATCTGCTCACCCTGGTGCTCACAACCGCCCTCCTGGACGATGGGAACTTCACTGCTGAGGCTGACAGCGGCCGCTGCAGAAAGACCCCCGCTTGTGAGTGCCAGCTTGTCCCGGACAGCCAGGCATCTTCAGCCCGACTGCCCACCAGCAAGTTTCCTGCCCTCCAACACTCGTCTAGTGACCCCAGCCCACCTGTGACTGTCTTGCTCAGCAGCCTGGCCCAGATCACTGCTGGCCCTGCTGGCCCTGCTCCTGGAATGTACCATCTACGGGCTGCTGGCCTATGGCACCGTGCGTTACTTCGGCCTGGAGGTTGACTGGGAGCAGCTTGCTGTTCACTCCACGACCAGTGAGTACCAGCTggggggccaggggcagaggcTGGACTGCCCTCCTCACACTCCTTTCTTTCTGCAGCCTTTACCTTCCACCAGTTTTCCCAGTGGCTGAAGATGGTGATTCTGCCCACCATGTGGCTGGGGGTGGCCTCCCTCGGCTGGGAACTGCTGACTGCCTTCTGGAGGTATGTGGTCCGAGGGGGTGGGGTAGAGCTATGCAGGGCAGGCCTGACGGCACTTgggtcccccgccccccaggtggACCCAGGTGCGAGGGTGGCTGAGGAAGTTCTGCACTGCAGTCCAGCTGTTCATCTTTGGCACTGCCACGGTGGCCTTGTTTGTGATCAGCCTGGTGGGTAGCActcggggaggggggtgggggctggagggacAGCACTGAGCTGCTGCCCTGTCTCCAGGTGCCATACTCCTACATAGAGCCCTCAACCCATGGGCGTCTCTGGACTGGTGCCCACCGCCTGTTTGGCACCGTGGAACACCTGCAGCTAGCTAACTCCTACGGCCTCTTCCGCCGGATGACCGGCCTGGGTGGGCGGCCCGAGGTGGTGCTGGAAGGCAGCTACGACGGGCAGCACTGGAAGGTAGACCCTGCCTCaggcccccagggcagggaggcacccacggagggagggagggaggcagagagggtcCATCGGGTCCAGCAGGTCATGCTCACCTGTCGTGCCGGGCAGGAGATCGAGTTCATGTACAAGCCGGGGAACCTGAGCCGGCCGCCCCCCATTGTGGCACCCCACCAGCCCCGTCTCGACTGGCAGATGTGGTTCGCCGCTCTGGGCCCGCACTCGCACAGCCCCTGGTTCACGAGCCTGGTCCTGCGCCTgctgcagggcagggagcctggtgaGGCCCGGCAGATGGGGAGGCGGAGGGTCTTGGCAGGGTAGGCCCCAGGGGGAGCAGAGAGTGtgagaaggggaggcaggggccGGGGGAGACAGGGCTGTGCTGACCTCTACTGCTCTGCAGTGATCCGCCTCATCCAGAACGACGTGGAGAAGTACCCCTTCCACAAGCAGCCGCCCACCTACGTGCGGGCTCAACGTTACAAGTACTGGTTCTCACATCCTGGAGAGCAGAGGTAAGGCTGGACACCGGGGTGAGGGGTGCTGGGGCCCGGGCTcaagcgccccccccccccggacatACCGCCCTGTTGCAGCCAGTGGTGGCGACGCCAGTGGGTCGAGGAGTTCTTCCCCCCGGTGTCCTTAGGGGACCCCCTGCTGGACGCGCTGCTCAGACAGTTTGGCCTCCAGGTAGGAAGGCGTTagtggggggaggtggtgggtggtCCCCCCTCGGGGTTGGTCTCCATGGGCCTCTGTCAAACCTGCATCCACAGGACAAGAGCCCGCCCCGAGCCCGCAGCTCCGGCAACACCCTGGCCCAGGCCCTCCACTGGATACGGAAACAGCTGTCACCCCTGGAGGCTTCCACCCTGCTCTGGGGGCTCCTTGCCGCAGTGGGGGCCATCAGGGGCATGCAGGCCCTGCTGGGGCCCCGTCCCCCCCACGCCTCCCCTGTGGCCAAGGAGGAGAAGCACAGGCCAGCCCCTAAGAAGGACTGCGGGCCTGCCAGCAaagcggccgcccccgcccctgaCAACTGCAGCGGCAGCGCTCAGGCTCCTAGGAGGAAAAAGTAGCCACGTTCCGTCAGCCACATGTCCAGAGGGTCGGGTCCCCAGCGCGCCGCTGGCCTTCCGCGGCAAGACACATGCAGCCAGCGTGCCTTAGCCGACAGGTGCTGGGACAGGTGCAGGTTGGGGTGCGGTCCCCAAGGGCAGGCTTTGGCCGCCCTGCTGTGTGGAGGCCCCACCACCCCAACACCTGCGCGACCGGGGCCTTCCCCAGCCCACCCTCGGCCTCCACCACGAGGTGGGCAGGTGACCCAGCTGGGGGTCTTTCTCAGGACACTAACCAGGACTGTGGGAGGCCCTTTCCTTCTGGAGGGAGCCAGGTCTgatgcccccagcccccacccctgcactgGCCGGGCTGCGGCTGACCAGCTGAGGAcgcaagggaggaggagggaagacacCCTGAGCCCTGGGCATTGCGGCCCAGGATCAATAAAGGCAGCTCTGTGCTTGAGCACGCGTCTGCTGTCTTCTTCCACCTCACAGCCCTGAGAACACGGGCCGTCCCTGCCCCTGGCGGGGAACACAGCGCAGATGCTGTCCCGCTGACCGCTCCCTGGCTTCTGGGAGGCCTTGGTTCTCCCCGGCTTGACGTCCTGCATAAAACAGACATGAGGTTGAGCTCCAGCATGGCCCGGCCGGCCGGCCCGCCAGCGCTCACGGGATGTCCGCGAGGTGGCCGTGTGGGACTGTGGGACCCAGAGTGCCCGAGGCCTGGGAGCACCGGGACCCagccccttccttctttcctgcccctgcctcctcgTCCCAGGAAGCGGCTGAAGGGTCAGAGCCCCGGAGCTCCCCGGGCAGGGCGGGCACCACAGGCGCCACATCGGGAGCATTGAGCGGCGGAGTGCTGGGGGGcgtgggagaggaaggagagccctgcagagggggagggaggacccACGACCCCCAGGAAGCAGCCTCGGGTCTGTCCGGGGGTCTGCGGCCAGGAGGGCACTGCCCTCGGAGGACCTGTGGCACAGCCTCCCCGGCCCACCTTGTGCTCTGATCCCGAGGGCCACTGGTCTTTCCCCATCGTGGCACTGAAAACCCTCCCCTCTGACCAGTTCAAACAGAACTCGTCGTGCGGCCTGTGCCCACGGCCACCGGTGGCCGACGTCCTGAGCTGCTGGTGCCTTCAAatgtgctctttttttaaaacttttttttttttaatttttatttatttatgatagtcacagagagagagagagagagagagaggcagagtgtacacaggcagagggagaagcaggctccatgcaccgggagcccgacgtgggattcgatcctgggtctccaggatcgcgccctgtgccacaggcaggcgccaaaccgctgtgccacccagggatccctcaaatgtGCTCTTACGTCCAATGATCTGTACATTGATTTCCACTTGAATTCCAAATCCCACCAAGTGCTTAAAGCAGTTgtgtatttaaaattcaaaaacaaaacaaaaaaaaaaaattcaaaaacgtGTTGTTTGCCTTCAGGATTTTTTGGGATATGTGTGTCATGAAACACGTTATCTCCTGAAGATGAAAGTAATATGTTCACTGTGgagaatattgttttaaaaacacagaaagcaaaataaagcaaagcgAGTTCTGTTTCTCCCGctttacacacacactcatggcAAGGAGGCATGCACACCAACgttggttttgttttatggaACTGAATTCATACTATGTTTGAAGTTTTGATTCTTACTATTTTTATGCTTGTACAGCCCATGCTCATCAAGTGACTAAATGACTACTTCATCCAtgatttcttctaggttatttattctatttcacGTATAAGCGTGACAGTCTTCCCTGTTATTAGactttggcaataaaaaaaaaaaaagccaccttaTAGAGAACAGTGAAAATGCCAGGGTGAGGTGGTctacagttttggtttttttttgttttttttaagattttatttatttatccgtgagaggcacagaggcagaggacaggccgggggagaagcaggctccctgtgggaagccggatgcgggactcgatcccgggaccctggggtcacagccaaccacggagccacctgggcgccccctcccctgctgcaTCTTGACCCTCCTGAGTCCAGCTTGTTCTTCCGGCGAGTTTCCTATAGTAAGTTTTGCAAACTGGTGGAAAATCCTGCTTTTAAGCAGTGCCTTTTAAGCATCAGGCACGGCCTCGGCAGTCGGTACTGCACGGACCACAGTGAAGGACCCAAGCGCGGGCGTCTGCAGCTCTGCAGCTACCTTGTGATGGCCCTGATGGCCCCGCGTCCCGTACCCCCCGTCCCCACCACTGCCAGCCGAGGCCCACACCTGCAGCCTTCCCGCCAGGCCGCCCGGAAGCCCGTCTTTTCTTCTAGATCCTGAAGGTTTCCTTGTTTACATTTGCCTTTTTAATCCATCGGAAATGGACTTCATCATGATGTGAAACAcagaaacagttttttttcccccaagcagCCAGAATTGTCAGCACTGCTTGTTGAATAATTAACCtgtttctcattgattttttatGCTTCTTGTATTGTGTAGGGAGATACTATGGATAGAATTTTAAGCTGCTCCTTTTGATCTTTCTTCAGGCTTTTAAATTGCGAATTTCTtgggtttttgtcttgtttcctataacaaccttttttttctttttttttctttttttttttttttttaagattttatttatttgcttgagagagagcgtgcgtgCCGGcgacggggagcccaatgtggggctggatcccaggaccctgagatcaggagtcagaggcttaactaacttagccacccaggcgccccaggggtccggctctggattttggctcaggtcatgggatccagcccggCATCGGGCTCCGTGCCCAGCACCGTCTGCCTGAGAgtctccccccccaccctcatgctctctctttctcacgtaaatcagtaaaattttaaaaatgcatgattcAGAGGCTGTCAGTGGATTCACAGAGCTGTGCATTCACCACTTTGGTCAATTTTTAAGCGTTTTCATCCCCTTAGCTGGCGTGTACAACCGCTCCCCCCCCCCATGGCCTGTGCAGCCATTGATGTACTTTCTAGGTCTAGGGAATCGTCGGTTCTGGACACTTTGAGTAGAATCACACAGGTTGTGcccttttttgtctggcttcgGCGTCTCTCACTTAGCACCGTGCTTTCAAGATGCAGTCACGAGGTGGCATGGCCAGAGCTCGTTCCCACTGCCAGATACCATGCCATCGTGCGTTTGTACGTTTTGATTATTCGCTTATCCATCAATGCACATTTGGG
The Canis lupus dingo isolate Sandy chromosome 10, ASM325472v2, whole genome shotgun sequence genome window above contains:
- the LMF2 gene encoding lipase maturation factor 2 isoform X1, yielding MAASGLPRRLFLQGVAAVYALAFASLYTQIPGLYGAEGILPARRTLRPQGKGRWRQLWETPTLLWEAPQLGLDTAQGLELLSLLGALLALGALLLRPLRNLFVYLLLWAAYLSACQVGQVFLYFQWDSLLLETGFLAVLVAPLRQPPCHKQTPQGGLAGASPHEALPFWLVRWLLFRLMFASGVVKLTSRCPAWWGLTALTYHYETQCLPTPASWFAHHLPIWLHKLSVVATFLIEIAVPPLFFAPVHRLRLAAFYSQVLLQVLIIITGNYNFFNLLTLVLTTALLDDGNFTAEADSGRCRKTPASAWPRSLLALLALLLECTIYGLLAYGTVRYFGLEVDWEQLAVHSTTTFTFHQFSQWLKMVILPTMWLGVASLGWELLTAFWRWTQVRGWLRKFCTAVQLFIFGTATVALFVISLVPYSYIEPSTHGRLWTGAHRLFGTVEHLQLANSYGLFRRMTGLGGRPEVVLEGSYDGQHWKEIEFMYKPGNLSRPPPIVAPHQPRLDWQMWFAALGPHSHSPWFTSLVLRLLQGREPVIRLIQNDVEKYPFHKQPPTYVRAQRYKYWFSHPGEQSQWWRRQWVEEFFPPVSLGDPLLDALLRQFGLQDKSPPRARSSGNTLAQALHWIRKQLSPLEASTLLWGLLAAVGAIRGMQALLGPRPPHASPVAKEEKHRPAPKKDCGPASKAAAPAPDNCSGSAQAPRRKK
- the LMF2 gene encoding lipase maturation factor 2 isoform X2, with protein sequence MAASGLPRRLFLQGVAAVYALAFASLYTQIPGLYGAEGILPARRTLRPQGKGRWRQLWETPTLLWEAPQLGLDTAQGLELLSLLGALLALGALLLRPLRNLFVYLLLWAAYLSACQVGQVFLYFQWDSLLLETGFLAVLVAPLRQPPCHKQTPQGGLAGASPHEALPFWLVRWLLFRLMFASGVVKLTSRCPAWWGLTALTYHYETQCLPTPASWFAHHLPIWLHKLSVVATFLIEIAVPPLFFAPVHRLRLAAFYSQVLLQVLIIITGNYNFFNLLTLVLTTALLDDGNFTAEADSGRCRKTPASWPRSLLALLALLLECTIYGLLAYGTVRYFGLEVDWEQLAVHSTTTFTFHQFSQWLKMVILPTMWLGVASLGWELLTAFWRWTQVRGWLRKFCTAVQLFIFGTATVALFVISLVPYSYIEPSTHGRLWTGAHRLFGTVEHLQLANSYGLFRRMTGLGGRPEVVLEGSYDGQHWKEIEFMYKPGNLSRPPPIVAPHQPRLDWQMWFAALGPHSHSPWFTSLVLRLLQGREPVIRLIQNDVEKYPFHKQPPTYVRAQRYKYWFSHPGEQSQWWRRQWVEEFFPPVSLGDPLLDALLRQFGLQDKSPPRARSSGNTLAQALHWIRKQLSPLEASTLLWGLLAAVGAIRGMQALLGPRPPHASPVAKEEKHRPAPKKDCGPASKAAAPAPDNCSGSAQAPRRKK